The genomic segment TGTACGCCTACGACCGCTGGGCGCAGCTCGCCGATCCGCAATTCTGGTGGCTCAGCGCAATGCTCGGGCTGTGGGCGATCTTCATCGTGATGCTATTTGTCGCCGAGCCGCTGTTTCTGCACGCCTGGTTCGACGCACGGGCGCAGCGCGATCCGGACCGTGCGTTTCGAGTGGCGCTACGTGGCCACCGTGTGCTGAGCACGATTTCGCTGATCACCGTGCTCGGCGCGGTCGGCGGCGCGCACGGGCTGTTCTGAGCCGCCAATCGCGATTCTACTTGCGGCAGAACAACGATGGCCGGGTTCGCTCGGCTAGCGTCAGTTGAGCCATGGAGTGAGCCGCGATGAACCGCAGCAACGCACAGACCGAACGAGGGCGCCGCTGGTACGTCGGCGACCGGCCGCATGTCGACGTCCGCGGCCTACCGTGTCCCGAGCCCTTGGTCACTGTGCTGCGCCTGATCGACGGCAGCGAGGTGGGGGATGGATTGACAGCGCTCGTTAGTCAGGAGCCGCTCCTGCTGTATCCCGAGCTCGACGCGCGCGGCTGGCGCTACCGCACGGTGACGTCGGCCGGTGACACGCTGGTGCGGAATGGCGAGGTAGTCCTTGAGATCGAGCGTAGCGCCAAATGATCGGCGCCAGCGGATTTCTCGGGTCAGCCAAAAGCCGGCTGTTGCCGGCCTCGGTGCCGTTCCGGTTTTTCGTCGCCGCGGCGGTGGGCCACGTGCTGCTGTGGGGCGCAGTCCTGATCGCGGCAAATGACTTCCCGCGGTTTCGCGGCGGCGCCGGGCCGTCGTTGGCCGCGGTGCATCTGTTGACGCTCGGCGTGTTGACATTCACCGCGGTCGGCGCCGCGGTGCAGCTCCTCCCGGTGGCGACGACGAGGCCGTTGGCGGCAGTGTGGCCGATCCGGTTGGCCTCCTGGCTGCTGATCCCTGGCGCGGTGGTGCTGATCGCCGGCATGGCGACTGTTGATAACACCTGGATGATCGCTGGCGCTGCGGCATCGACGCTTGGGCTGCTGCTGTTCGCCGCTCTGCTGGCGGACAATCTGCGGCGCGCCGGCAGCATGCCCGTGGTGCGCGCCTATGGCTGGGCGGCGTTCGCGTCGCTGATCGCGTTGGTCGCGCTTGGGCTTGCACTGTCGCTCGATGAGAGGTTCGGATTTCTGATCGATCACGCCGCCGCGGCCCGCGCCCATATGATCCTCGGCGGCTTCGGCTTCATGGGCATGCTGGCGCTCGGCTTCAGCCACGTCCTGATCCCGATGTTGGCGCTGTCGAACGCACCGGATCAGCGGATGGCGTGGTTCGGTTTCGCGGCGGCGGCCGCCGCGGTCGCGCTTGGCACGATCGGAGCGCTTCGCGACGTGATCGCGCTGCAGAGCGCTGCTTGCGTCGTCGGCGTCGTCGCGGTCGGCCTGCATCTCGGCCTGATGCGCGTTGCGCTCGCTGGCGGGATGCGGAAGCGCCTCGGTCTGTCGTTCGTGCTGATCCGTTTTTCTTGGGTGATGCTGGCGCTGACGCCCCTCGCAACGCTTGCCGCGCTGCAGGGCTGGGCCGGTCTTGGCGGGCCGACGCTGTTCGGGCTGATGGCGCTCGGCGGCTGGCTGATGACTTTCCTGCTCGGCGTGCTGCAGCGGATCTTGCCGTTTCTAGCCTCGATGCATATCAGCCGCGCCAGCGGCGGACCGCCGCTGCTCACCGACCTCGGCATCGCTGCGCCACTGAAGATCCACGCCGTCTGTCATCTGATCGCGATCCCTGCGCTGGGGCTGGCGATCGTGCTCGACAGTGCTCAGCTCGCTGCCGGCGCCGCCGTGATCGGCGCCGCCGGGGCGTTGGCTTTCGCCGCTTACCTCGCCAGCATTCTGCCGTCGCTCACCTCAGGTCGTACCCGCAACTGACATTTTGAAGGAGCCAGCCATGTTCGCCAACCGCATCAGCCGGACCCTGCACGACGAACATCGCGCCACCATCGCGCTGATGGAGCGGCTGGAGGCGGCGATCTCGCGGCGGCAGCCGATCAACATTGCCGATCCCGCCGGTGCGCGGTTGCTCGCCGATCTCGCCGCTGCAATCGAAGCCGATACGCTGCGGCATTTCGATTTCGAAGAGACCCAGCTGTTCACGATGTTCAACTCGGTCGGTGACCAGCTGATCGGCGATCATCTCACCGAGGAGCACAGCTTCATGCGGCCGCTCGGCGAGAAGCTGATTGCGCAAGCGCGGGCGGCGCAGGCTGACGGCTTCGACGCCGATAGCTGGCGTGAGTTCAGCCGTTCTGGCGCCGAACTGGTGCAGCGCATGGTGGTGCATGTACAAAAGGAAGAGATGGCGCTGCTGCCGCTGCTCGACCAGACCATGGACGACGCCACCGAAACCCGCCTGTACGAAGCCTATGTGCAAGCGAGCCAAGGGACGGTAGCGACATGACCGCATTGCCTGCCGCGCGGGGGTGGGGGGGAGATTTATCTTGCCGTTGCTGCAAGACGGAGCAGGGCATGGCGTAACGACGGCGTTGCTGGGCGTTCCGACGGACGCCTTGCGAACGAGCCGTCCGTCACAACTCACCGTTCTGGTTCGTTAGTACGTGGTGTTGGTGCCGAAGACCGAGTCGCGTGACGCCACTAGGCGGGACAGCGATACGATTTGGTACACCGCCGCAATTGCGACAAGAATGTACACGATCCGCGCCGACGTCGACGAGGTGGCCGTTTCGGCGCTGCCGTTGCCGAGAAGTGCCGAGACGAGATCGAAGTCGAACAGGCCGACCAATCCCCAGTTCAGTCCGCCGACGATGATCAGTAGAAGGGTCAGGATGTTGATGACGCGCATTGCATTCTCCATGTGTCGCCGAGCCAACCGCAATGCGGGATGCTCGTTCCTAACGCACGGTGTGATGAGGCGCGGACGACCGAGACGATCCACCTCTCAGATGAACGGTTTGCCGCCGGTGACCGCGACCGTCATGCCGGACGTGTAGCTCGACAACGGATCGGCCAGCATCACATAGGCTGTGGCAAGCTCCGCGGGCTGGCCGGCGCGGCCCAGCGGAACCTGCTTGCCGAAGTTCTTCACCGCGTCATCCGGCATCGTCGAGGGAATGAGCGGCGTCCAGATCGGGCCGGGCGCGACCGCATTGGCGCGGATGCCTTTGCTGGCGAGCATCTGCGCCAAGCCGCCGGTGAAGTTCTGGATCGCACCCTTGGTCGTTGCATAGGCGAGCAGCATCGGGTTAGGCATGTCGGAATTGACCGAGGCCGTGTTGATGATCGCGCTGCCCGGCTTCATGTGCGGCACCGCGGCCTTGGTCAGATAGAACATCGCGTGGATGTTGACGGCGAACGTCGTCTGCCACTCCTCGTCGCTGATGTCGCTGATATCCTTGAAGGTCGCCTGATGCGCGGCGTTGTTGACCAGGAGGTCGATCCGGCCGAATTCCTCGACGGCGTGGTCGACCACGTTGCGGCAATGATGCTGCTCGGAGATATCGCCGGCGACCAGCACTGCCTTGCGGCCTTCTGCCTCGACCAGCTCCTTGACCTGCCGGGCGTCGTCATCCTCGCTCAGATAGGCGATCAGCAGGTCGGCGCCTTCACGGGCGTAGGCGATCGCGACCGCACGTCCGATGCCGCTGTCGCCGCCGGTGATGATCGCGACCTTTCGGGTCAGCTTGCCGGAGCCCTTGTAGCTGTGCTCGCCATGATCGGGACGCGGCGTCATCTTGTCTGTCGAGCCCGGCATGGATTGGCGCTGGCTCGGGTAGGGCGGCTCCGGATATGTCTGCGTCATCAGCAGATCCTCATGTCGCAGCGCTAACCGCGGGAGCGCGTGGCTGTTCCTTGGAAGGGCCGATCGGTCAGGTCTGGAACAGCGCGCTGATCACCGTTTCGGGATCGGCCGGCTTTTCGCATCGGACGATGTGGTCGAACCGAGCAGGAATGGTGTGATGATCGTAGCCGGTCGAGAACACGAACCGAACGCCGCGCGCGGTGAGTTCGTCGGCGATCGGATACACCATCTTGCCCTGCAGATTGATGTCGAGTACCGCCGCATCGAGATGCTGGTTCGACGACACGGCGGCCAGCGCGTCCTCGATCCGCGAGAACGGGCCGACGACTTCGGCACCACTCTCCTCGAACTTGCGCATCATGTCATCGGCGATGAAGTACTCGTCCTCGACCAGAAGAATCCGGAGGCCGGCCAACGCGGTGGACTGACTGATCATGACGCCTGCTCCGCTTCGGTCGTATCGAGGGGAAGGCTGATCGTGCACCGTACGCCGACGTCCCTCAACTCGAATGTAGTGGTCGCGCTCAGCGCATAAGGCAGCGCGCGTTCGATCAGCTTGCGTCCGTAGCCGCCGTTCTGTGCGCCTGGGGTATTGGGTTGTTCCGAGCTGCGGCCATGTTCGATCCAGGCGAGTTCGAGATGGCGCCCGTCCGGTGCCTTGCGAATCTCCCAGGCGACTTCGAGACGGCCGACGAGAATCGACAGAGCGCCACATTTGCGGGCATTGGTAGCAAGCTCGTGGAGCGCCAGCGCCAGCGTCTGAACGCTGGAATTGCGCAACGGCACGTTCGGCCCGCTGATCGTGACCCGGTTCCGGTCGACCGGGCCCAAGGCATCGAGGGCGGCCCGCACTAGCGTGGCAATGGTAATTGGTTCTTGCGCTGAACGTGACAGCAGTCCCTGAACCCGGGCGAGGGCGGTCAGCCGGTCGTTGAATTGGGGGCGGAACTCTTCCATCGTGCCGCAGCTCGCCATCGTCTGCTCGGCGATCGATTGCACCACGGCAATCAGGTTGCGGGTGCGATGCTGTAGTTCGGTCACCATCACTTCCTGGCGCTGCTGCATGCGGCGCAGATCGTCGATGTCGGTGGAGGTGCCGAGCCATGTCAGGATCTCGCCGTCGCTGTCACGCACCGGCGCGGCCCGGATCGCGAACCAGCGATAGGTCTCGGTGAGACCGTGGCGGATGCGGTATTCGGTTTCGAACGAGCCGGTCTCATTGGCGCGCGACCAAGCCGTCGATGCTGTGCGCCGGTCGTCGGGATGCACCGCGTCCTGCCAGCCGAAAGCGAGGCTGCGCATCGGGGCGAGGCCGGTGAAGTCGCTCCATT from the Rhodopseudomonas palustris genome contains:
- a CDS encoding DUF4149 domain-containing protein, translated to MLDWPTVFRIIHVLGVVHWIGGLLFVTFVILPSLLDMEATRRLQLFDVLERRFAAQARISTLLVGISGFYMLYAYDRWAQLADPQFWWLSAMLGLWAIFIVMLFVAEPLFLHAWFDARAQRDPDRAFRVALRGHRVLSTISLITVLGAVGGAHGLF
- a CDS encoding DUF2249 domain-containing protein is translated as MNRSNAQTERGRRWYVGDRPHVDVRGLPCPEPLVTVLRLIDGSEVGDGLTALVSQEPLLLYPELDARGWRYRTVTSAGDTLVRNGEVVLEIERSAK
- a CDS encoding hemerythrin domain-containing protein encodes the protein MFANRISRTLHDEHRATIALMERLEAAISRRQPINIADPAGARLLADLAAAIEADTLRHFDFEETQLFTMFNSVGDQLIGDHLTEEHSFMRPLGEKLIAQARAAQADGFDADSWREFSRSGAELVQRMVVHVQKEEMALLPLLDQTMDDATETRLYEAYVQASQGTVAT
- a CDS encoding DUF378 domain-containing protein produces the protein MRVINILTLLLIIVGGLNWGLVGLFDFDLVSALLGNGSAETATSSTSARIVYILVAIAAVYQIVSLSRLVASRDSVFGTNTTY
- a CDS encoding glucose 1-dehydrogenase, yielding MTQTYPEPPYPSQRQSMPGSTDKMTPRPDHGEHSYKGSGKLTRKVAIITGGDSGIGRAVAIAYAREGADLLIAYLSEDDDARQVKELVEAEGRKAVLVAGDISEQHHCRNVVDHAVEEFGRIDLLVNNAAHQATFKDISDISDEEWQTTFAVNIHAMFYLTKAAVPHMKPGSAIINTASVNSDMPNPMLLAYATTKGAIQNFTGGLAQMLASKGIRANAVAPGPIWTPLIPSTMPDDAVKNFGKQVPLGRAGQPAELATAYVMLADPLSSYTSGMTVAVTGGKPFI
- a CDS encoding response regulator, with protein sequence MISQSTALAGLRILLVEDEYFIADDMMRKFEESGAEVVGPFSRIEDALAAVSSNQHLDAAVLDINLQGKMVYPIADELTARGVRFVFSTGYDHHTIPARFDHIVRCEKPADPETVISALFQT